In a genomic window of Chryseobacterium sp. G0162:
- a CDS encoding GxxExxY protein translates to MYHKCLEDELRLRNISFKSELKVPVNYKGKEIDCDFFCYFLVEDLIVIELKSVVQLNDIHKAQLLNYINLMKKPKGILVDFNVKNLYHDRQETFVNKYYDMFF, encoded by the coding sequence GTGTATCATAAATGCCTGGAAGATGAATTAAGATTAAGAAATATTAGTTTTAAATCTGAACTGAAGGTTCCTGTAAATTATAAAGGAAAAGAAATAGATTGTGATTTCTTTTGCTATTTTTTAGTTGAAGATTTAATTGTTATTGAGCTCAAATCAGTTGTTCAATTAAATGATATTCATAAGGCTCAGCTTCTAAATTACATCAACTTAATGAAGAAACCTAAAGGCATCTTAGTTGATTTTAATGTAAAAAATCTTTATCATGACAGACAGGAAACCTTTGTAAATAAATACTACGACATGTTTTTTTGA
- a CDS encoding flavin reductase family protein — MKTVTPSEITAVQLQTIMQTAVSPRPIALASTVDGDGNHNLSPFSFFNMFSTVPPILIFSPSRRVRDNTTKHTLENVLEVPEVVIGTVNFPIVQQISLASTEYETGVNEFVKSGLTMKDADLIQPKLIEECPVNFECKVLEIKHLGNQGGSGNLVICEVQKIHIREEYLNEAGNLDQQKLDMVARLGSNWYSRSNENSLFEVPKPLVTKGIGFDLLPDAIKYSKVFTGNDLGMLANVEVLPSGEYYSDENIHEDAQKLLLESNIEEAWKILIK; from the coding sequence ATGAAAACAGTAACCCCCTCTGAGATAACCGCCGTACAGCTTCAGACCATCATGCAAACCGCCGTTTCACCTCGTCCTATTGCATTGGCTTCTACGGTGGATGGAGACGGCAATCATAACTTATCTCCATTCAGTTTTTTCAATATGTTCAGTACGGTTCCTCCAATTCTGATCTTTTCACCATCGAGGAGAGTACGTGACAATACTACAAAACATACGCTTGAAAATGTATTAGAAGTACCGGAAGTTGTTATTGGAACAGTAAACTTTCCAATCGTACAGCAGATTTCTTTGGCCTCTACGGAGTATGAAACAGGAGTCAATGAATTTGTAAAGTCTGGTCTTACGATGAAAGACGCTGACCTGATACAACCCAAACTGATTGAAGAATGCCCTGTGAACTTTGAATGTAAAGTCTTAGAAATAAAACATTTAGGAAACCAAGGAGGATCAGGAAATCTTGTAATCTGTGAGGTTCAGAAGATTCATATTAGGGAAGAATACCTGAATGAAGCAGGAAATTTAGATCAGCAAAAACTGGATATGGTCGCCCGTTTAGGGAGCAACTGGTATTCCAGAAGTAATGAAAACAGCCTTTTTGAAGTTCCTAAACCTTTGGTAACAAAAGGAATTGGCTTTGATCTTTTGCCGGATGCTATCAAATACAGTAAAGTATTTACAGGAAATGATTTGGGAATGCTGGCGAACGTTGAAGTTTTACCTTCCGGAGAATATTATTCTGATGAAAATATTCATGAAGATGCCCAAAAGCTATTGTTGGAAAGCAACATTGAAGAAGCCTGGAAGATTTTAATTAAATAA
- a CDS encoding alpha/beta hydrolase family protein, whose product MNLIREKNIYLENKETKGFLADAFYSDTQEKQPLVIFVHGYKGYKDWGAWDLMGEKLAGEGFFFVKFNFSHNGTTVDDPHHFGDLEAFGNNNYTKELSDLGIVIDHFILDPHVDSEKIILMGHSRGGGISVIKTFEDERINGLITLASVDTLDRFPTGDFFENWKKEGVYYALNGRTQQEMPHYYQFYEDYEQNIHRFDVERATEMAKAHMLIIHGTRDEAVDVKHAEHLHILNPNSELFLIENGNHTFGAKEPWTDSTLPEDLNIVTEKCIDFLVKNLK is encoded by the coding sequence ATGAATCTGATTAGGGAAAAGAATATTTATTTAGAAAATAAAGAAACAAAAGGGTTTCTTGCTGATGCTTTTTATAGTGATACTCAAGAAAAACAGCCTTTGGTCATTTTTGTTCATGGGTATAAAGGCTATAAAGATTGGGGAGCATGGGATTTAATGGGAGAGAAGCTTGCAGGAGAAGGTTTTTTCTTTGTAAAGTTTAATTTTTCTCACAATGGAACCACTGTAGATGACCCTCATCATTTTGGCGATCTTGAAGCCTTTGGAAATAATAATTATACCAAAGAATTGTCTGATTTAGGGATTGTTATTGACCATTTTATCCTGGATCCGCATGTAGATTCCGAAAAGATCATTCTGATGGGGCACAGTAGAGGAGGAGGGATTTCCGTTATTAAGACTTTTGAGGATGAAAGAATCAACGGATTGATTACTCTCGCCAGCGTAGATACCTTGGATCGTTTTCCCACAGGTGATTTTTTTGAAAACTGGAAAAAAGAAGGCGTTTATTACGCTTTGAATGGACGTACTCAACAGGAAATGCCTCATTACTATCAGTTTTATGAAGATTATGAGCAGAATATACACCGTTTTGATGTAGAACGGGCTACAGAAATGGCTAAAGCGCATATGCTGATTATCCATGGAACCCGTGATGAAGCTGTTGATGTAAAGCACGCAGAGCATCTTCACATTCTTAATCCGAATTCAGAACTTTTTCTTATTGAGAATGGAAATCATACCTTTGGAGCTAAAGAACCCTGGACAGACTCTACGTTGCCGGAAGATCTGAACATTGTAACAGAAAAGTGTATTGATTTTTTAGTTAAAAATCTAAAATAA
- a CDS encoding HipA family kinase, which yields MQNLRTVTVMRYILPLREGGSLPALAEADDDFKYVLKFRGAGHGVKMLISEFIGGKITEALGLKIPELVFVNLDADFGRTEADEEIQDLLKFSEGLNLGLHYLSGSITYDPGVSVDPLLASKVVWLDAFITNIDRTFKNANMLMWNKELWIIDNGASFYFHHSWQNFDAAAKTPFKYVKDHILLPKAKMLDEADKFAHEVLNETLFRDIVNAIPEDWLHWNDADETPEEIRDIYFQFLKTRLENSQIFVNEAKNARG from the coding sequence ATGCAGAATTTAAGAACAGTAACGGTAATGCGTTACATTCTGCCATTGAGAGAGGGAGGCTCCCTTCCCGCCCTGGCAGAAGCTGATGATGACTTTAAGTATGTCTTAAAGTTCCGTGGCGCGGGTCATGGAGTTAAAATGCTGATCTCAGAATTTATAGGTGGAAAGATTACAGAAGCTTTGGGACTCAAAATTCCCGAATTGGTCTTTGTTAACCTTGATGCGGATTTCGGAAGAACAGAAGCCGATGAGGAAATACAGGATCTGCTAAAGTTTTCTGAGGGTTTAAATCTAGGATTGCACTATCTGTCCGGCTCCATCACCTATGATCCGGGAGTAAGTGTTGATCCGCTTCTTGCCTCAAAAGTAGTATGGCTGGATGCCTTTATTACCAATATTGACCGTACATTTAAGAATGCCAATATGCTGATGTGGAATAAAGAGCTTTGGATCATTGACAACGGTGCTTCATTTTATTTTCATCATTCATGGCAGAATTTTGATGCAGCGGCTAAAACTCCGTTCAAATATGTGAAAGATCATATTCTTCTTCCTAAGGCTAAAATGCTGGATGAAGCAGATAAGTTTGCGCATGAAGTACTGAACGAAACTCTTTTCAGGGATATTGTGAATGCTATTCCTGAAGATTGGCTGCACTGGAACGATGCGGATGAAACTCCCGAAGAGATCCGTGACATTTATTTTCAGTTCCTGAAAACCCGATTAGAAAATTCTCAAATCTTTGTAAACGAAGCTAAAAATGCAAGAGGATAA
- a CDS encoding DUF3037 domain-containing protein, with protein MQEDKIYEYAVIRLVPKVEREEFFNIGLVMFSKKEKFIRVEFYLCPDKFKLMHSKLDYDDIIQNLESFQKIANGDKDGGPIAQFDIPERFRWLTAVRSAVVQTSRPHPGKSKDLNITFGKLFEELVK; from the coding sequence ATGCAAGAGGATAAAATATACGAATACGCGGTAATACGCTTGGTACCAAAAGTTGAGAGAGAAGAATTTTTCAATATCGGACTGGTTATGTTTTCCAAAAAAGAAAAATTTATCCGGGTGGAATTTTATTTATGTCCTGATAAATTCAAGCTGATGCACAGCAAACTGGATTATGATGATATCATCCAAAACCTGGAGAGCTTTCAGAAAATTGCCAATGGAGATAAGGATGGCGGGCCTATTGCTCAGTTTGATATTCCTGAACGATTCCGCTGGCTTACTGCTGTAAGAAGTGCTGTTGTACAAACTTCAAGACCTCATCCCGGAAAATCTAAGGACCTGAATATTACTTTTGGTAAACTTTTTGAGGAGTTAGTAAAGTAA